In Komagataeibacter sucrofermentans DSM 15973, the genomic window CTCGCGGATGTCCTTGCGCGCGATCTCGTCCTCATTATGCAGGCTGGCGCGGGTCACGATCACGCCGCCTACATTGACAGGCTCCAAAAACGCCACCGGTGTCAGCGCCCCGGTGCGGCCTACCTGAATGTCGATCTTTTCCAGCCGGGTGATGGCCTGCTCGGCGGGGAATTTCCAGGCCACCGCCCAGCGGGGCGCACGGCCTGCAAAGCCCAGGCGTTCCTGTAGCGCGCGGTCATCAAGCTTGTACACCACGCCGTCAATATCGTAATCCAGCCCCGAGCGCTCGCGCGTCAGGCGCTCCATGAAGGCTTCAGCGGCCTGCGCGTCGGGTACCTGCGTGCTCAGCGGATTGACGCGAAAGCCCCATTTGGCAAGCTGTTCCAGATAGCCATGATGCGTGGTGGGTAGCGGGCCATCGCAATAGCCTGCGGCATAGGCGAACAGCGAGAGCGGGCGCTTGGCCGTAATGGCGGGGTCAAGCTGGCGCAGCGAGCCTGCGGCGGCGTTGCGCGGGTTGGCAAACGGTTTCTCGCCCGCTTCTTCCTGCGCGGCGTTAAGGTCAAGAAACGCCTGCTTGGACAGGAAGATCTCGCCCCGGATCTCGATCGTATCAGGGAAGGGGGCGGCAAGTTGGTCGGGAATATCGCGCAATGTGCGCAGATTGGCGGTCACGTCCTCGCCTTCCGTGCCATCGCCGCGCGTGGTGCCGCGCACGAAGCGCCCGTGCACATAGGTCAGGCTGATCGACAGCCCGTCGATCTTGGGTTCCGCCACGAAGGAAAGCGCGCGCGCCTGCTCGTCGCCCAGACCAAGAAAGCGGGCGATGCGGCTGACAAAGCCCTCGAATTCCTCGCGCGAGAACACATTGTCCAGCGACAGCATGGGCACCATGTGCCGGTGGCGGCGGAAGGGGCCGCTGGCCGGCGCCCCCACCGTGAGGCTGGGGCTGTCAGATTGGGCGTGACGGGGAAATTCCAGCTCCAGCCGCGTGTTCAGGCGGCGCAGCGCGTCATAGGTGGCATCATCCACCACAGGCGCATCGTGCTGGTGGTAGGCGGCATCGAGCGCGGGCAGCAGGGTGGCAAGCTGCTTGAGCGTGGCGGCCGCATGGGCCTCGGTCTGCGCGTCTGCCGCATAATTGGCCAGTAGCGCGCGGGCCTGCGCGGCCAGTTCGTCGGTCGGGGCGGTAGTCGGCATGTCAGACCCCTTTCAGCAGGCTGTCGGCCGCGGCACGGGCGGCGGGGGTAATGGTGTCGCCTGAAAGCATGCGGGCGATTTCCTCGCGCCGTGCCTGTTCATCCAGCGGGGCGGCATGGGTTTCGGTGCGGCCTTTGTTCACGCTTTTGCTGATGCGCAGATGGGCATCACCGCGGGCTGCCACCTGCGGGCTGTGGGTCACGACCAGCACCTGCACGCTACGGCCCACGGTATAAAGCCGCTCACCAATGGCCGAGGCCGTGGCGCCGCCCACGCCGGAATCGACTTCATCAAACACCAGCGTGGGAATGGCCGAGCGCCCTGCCAGAACCACCTTGAGTGCGAGCATGAGGCGCGAAAGCTCGCCGCCCGAGGCCACCTTGGCCAGCGGCCCCGGCGGCTGGCCGGGGTTGGCCGCGATCAGGAACGAGGCCTGTTCCTTGCCCCGCGCGTTCCACGCTTCGGCCTCAAGCGGCACCAGGGATACGATAAAACGCGCGCGCTCCAGCTTGAGCGGCTTGAGCTCGGCCATCACCGCCTGCTCCAGCCTGCGGGCCGCCTTCTCTCGCGCGGCGGTCAGTTCAAGGGCAATTTCCTCAAACCGGGCGCGGGCCTCGGCCACGGCTTTCTCCAGCCCTTCAATGCGGGCATTGCCCGAATCGAGGACGGCCAGCCGTTCGGTAAAGGCGGCGAGCAGCCCCGGCAGTTCCGGCACGGACACGCCATGCTTGCGGGCCTCGGCGCGCAGGGCAAACAGGCGCTCCTCGGTCTGTTCCAGCAGGCGGGGATCGGCCTGTGCGTCAGAGGCCAGGCGCGAGAGCATGTTCTCGGCCTCTGCCAGTGCTTCTTCCGCGCGTTCGAGCGCATTGAGCGCTTCCTGTGCGGCGACCTGCTCGGCCGCGCCCACGGCCTCGGGGTTGAGGTCGGTGGGGGCGGGCAGCAGGCGCTGCAGGGCGCGGCTGGCATTGCGCAATGCGGAGGCCGGACCGGGGGAGCGCCGGTCGCGCGGGGCAAGGTCGGCCAGGGCCGCGGCAATGGCCTCGGCGCGGCGTTCGCCCTGCTGCAGCGCCTGGCGCAGGCCCGCAAGCTGGGCTTCCTCGTCCTCCTGCGGGGCGAGGGTGCCCAGATCATCCACCGCCTGGCGCAGCCAGTCTTCTTCACGCGCGGCATTTTCCATTTCCGCACGGGCCGCGGCGAGTTCCGCCGTGGCCTCGATCCATGTGCGGTAAGCGCTCGCCGTGCGGCCCCGCAGCGGGCCAGACACGCCAAAGGCATCGAGCAGGTCAAGATGGGTGGCCTGATCGGCCAGGCCCATCTGCTCGTGCTGGCCCTGAATTTCCACCAGCAGGGTGGCGGCGCGGCGCAGCAGGCTGACGGCAACGGGCTGGTCGTTGATATAGGCGCGCGAGCGGCCATCGGTCGTGACCACGCGGCGCAGCAGGATCGGCTCGCGCTCATCATCGAGCATGATGCCCTGCTCGCGCAGCAGTTCATGCAGCGGGTGGTCCGGTATGATCTCGAAACTGGCGCTGACACTGGCCTGCCCGCAGCCTGCGCGTACGAGCGAGGCACTGGCCCGCTCACCCAGAGCCAGGCCAAGGCTGTCAAGCAGTATGGACTTTCCTGCCCCGGTCTCGCCCGTCAGCACGGTCAGGCCGGGGGGGAAGGCGAGGTCCAGTTTTTCGATCAGGACCACGTCCCGTATCGAGAGCTGTGTCAGCATGATCGGTTCCTGTTCAGCACGAAGGATCGTTGGCGGAAATCAGAAAACCGAATGCCACGCCCGCTGGAAGACGTTGCGGCCCTGCTTGTGGTCCTTGCCATCCACGCCCTTGATAAGGTGGTGGGCGCGCAGATGGTCGTACGCATCCTCGTACCACTTGCTGCTGGGGTAGTTATAGGCCAGCACGGAGCCGGTCTTGCGGGCCTGTTCCAGCAGGCCCATGTCCAGATACACTTCAACCAGCCGCTCGAGCGCTTCGGGCACGTGGTTCGTGGTCTGGAAATCCTGCACCACGCGCTGGTAGCGCCCGGCGGCGGCGGGGAAGTCGTTCTGCTGCTGGTAGTAGCGGCCCACCAGCATTTCCTTGCCCGCCAGATGGTCGCGGCACAGATCGATCTTGAGCTGGGCATCACGCGCATACGGGCTTTGGGGGAAGCGGGTAATCACCTCTTCGAGCGCATCCATGGCCTCGATGGTGCCCTGCTGGTCGCGCTGCACGTCGGCTACCTGCTCATAATAGCAGAGCGCGCGCAGGTAGAAGGCATAGGCGGCATCGGAGCTGGTGGGATGCAGTTCCAGAAAGCGGTCAAGCTGCTGCACGGCCTCGGGGTATTTGTTGAGCAGGTAGTTGGCATACCCCTCCATCAACTGCGCATTGGCCGTGTACTGGGAGTAGGGGTAGTTGCGCTGAAGCGTGTCGAACTGGTTGACCGACAGCAGGTAACGGTCCGAGCGCAGGGCATCGACACCGTTATTGTACAATGTCTCGGCCGAGCCGACACGCGGCGCGCGCTCATTGATTGTGCTTGCGCTGTTGCCGCATGCCGCCAGCAGGCCCGCCAGAGGCAGGAACGCCAGCCAGCGTGCCGGCTGGTAGGGGCTGCGCAAAGGCTGCGGGGTTGATTGTGATATGCGTGCGAACATGCCAGCTCTTCCAGTTACGGGAGCTTTATATCATGTGCCGGGTGTGGGTGAAGTCTCCGCGTGCGGATTTCACACTCATCCATCACGCAGCCTGCGTGCAGGGCTGGCCCGCAGGCGTGCCGGCAGGGGCGACATGCCAGTTCGCCTTATCGGCAAACAGCTTGCGCAACAGGCTGTTATTGAGGGTATGCCCCGATTTGTGCCCCCTGAACCGCCCTTCGATCAGGCCGCCAGCCAGATACAGGTCGCCAATCGCATCAAGCACCTTATGGCGCACGAATTCATCGGGGTGGCGCAGGCCAGCGGGGTTGAGCACGCTGTCGCCATTGACCACCACGGCATTGTCGAGCGAGCCGCCACGTGCGAGGCCTATGGCATGCAGGTGCTCGATCTCGGGCTGGAGCACGAAGGTGCGCGCCCGGCTCAGGTGCTGGCGGAACAGGTGGCTGTCAACCTGCGTTGCATAGCGCTGCTGGCCAATGGCGGCAGCGGGAAAGTCGATGGAAATGTCAATGGCCAGCCCCGGCTGCGTGGCGGGGGAGAGCTCGGCAAAGGCATCGCCTTCTTCCACCCGTATGGGCCGGGTGACATGGATATGCTGGCGACGGGCCTCCTGCTGCCTGATCCCGGCGCATTCGAGCAGGAACACGAATTCGGCGGCTGAACCGTCAAATACCGGGATTTCCGGCCCATCCACCTCGACAAGCACGTTATCGATGCCACAGCCTGCGAGTGCCGCCATCAGGTGTTCCACCGTGGCAATGCGCGCGCCCTGTGATCCGTGGCCAAGCACCGTGCTCAGCTGGGTGTCCACCACCGTGTCGTAGCGGGCGGTGACGGGCGGCATGGTGCAGTCGGTGCGGTGAAAGACGATGCCGGTATTCTCTGCCGCGGGCGAGAGGCGCAGTGGCTCAGGCGCCTGGGGCCTGGCGTTTTCCGTAAACAAGGGCGAGCGGGGCGAACTGCGCTGCACCTGCGGCGGCACGGCATGGGGCGAGGGTGCGCGCGGCGGGGCAGGCGGGCGTTGCGCAGCGCCGGGAGCCGGGGCCTGGCCAGGCCGGGAGGGTGCCGCGTGTTGCTGTAGCGGCGGTGCGGAAGGCTGCTGCGGCGCGGCCTGTGCCGTAGTGGGGGCCGCAGGCGGTGCGGCGGCTTCCGGCGCGGGCTGCGCAGGGCTTACGGGTTCCGCAGCCTCGGCAGGCTGGCTGGCGCCCCGGCCTGCCGGCGGGTTGTCGATGCCCGTGGCCACGACCGAGACGCGGATCTTGCCATTAAGCGAGGTGTCGATGGCGGAACCGAAGATGATGTTGGCGTCTTCCGCCACTTCCTCGCGGATGCGGTTGGCCGCCTGATCCACCTCGAACAGGGTCAGATCCTCGCCGCCGGTGATGTTGATGAGCAGGCCCTGCGCGCCCTTCATCGAGGTATCTTCAAGCAGCGGGTTGGAGATCGCGGCCTCGGCTGCGGCAATGGCGCGGTTGTCGCCCTCGGCATCGCCCGTGCCCATCATCGCCTTGCCCATTTCCGCCATGATGGTGCGGATATCGGCAAAATCGAGGTTGACGAGGCCCGGTGCCATCATGAGGTCGGTCACGCCGCGCACGCCCATGTAAAGCACGTTGTCCGCCATCTTGAAGGCATCGCGCCAGCTCGTGCTCTCATTGGCCATGCGGAACAGGTTCTGGTTCGGGATCACGATCAGCGTGTCAACGAACTGCTGCAGTTCGGCAATGCCAGCCTCGGCCGACTTGGTGCGGCGCATGCCCTCGAACATGAAGGGCTTGGTCACCACGCCCACGGTCAGGATGCCGCGCTCGCGCGCCATGCGGGCAATGACCGGTGCCGCCCCCGTGCCGGTGCCGCCGCCCATGCCCGCGGTGATGAACACCATGTGCGCGCCATCAAGGTGGCGGGAGAGTTCATCGCACGCTTCTTCCGCCGCGGCGCGGCCGATCTCGGGCTTGGCGCCTGCGCCGAGGCCCTGCGTCAGATGCGGGCCAAGCTGGATGCGGCGGTCGGCCTTGCTGTGCGAAAGCTGCTGGGCATCCGTGTTGGCGACAATGAATTCCACCCCCTGCAACTGCGAATGGATCATGTTGTCCACCGCATTGGTACCACCACCGCCAACCCCGATCACTGTAATGCGGGGGGTGAAATCGGAATGATTCTGCTGCGGGATGGTCAGGTTGAGGGTCATGCTGGGCTCCCGATGGATGGGGGGTAGGCGTGCTGGCATACTAACGGCAAAAGTACAATAAATGGTTTCCGCGCAAGATCATACCCTATCACGTATGAAATCCACAAAACGTCTTACAAGACCGCCGGGGCGGGCGTCGCGCGTGTCGGGCTCGCCCATTTCATCGGCGGCGCCCGCAGCCCAGGCCAGTAATCCGGCCGAGGTGGAGAACATGGGCCAGGTCGCCGCGTTTTCAGGCAGGCCCACAATGCGGCGCGGGCGGCCAAGACGCACCTGCCGGTTGAGGATGCGCGCCGCCATGGGGCCGATTCCCTCAAGCAGCGAGCCGCCACCGGTCAGGATCACGCGGCCATCGGCAGCGGGGCCTACGGCCGCCATTTCCAGCCTGTCACGTATCATTTCCAGGGTTTCCTCCACGCGTGGATGTATGATCGAGACGATCTTTGAGCGTGAGATTCTGACATAATGATGGTCGTTATCGCCAATCAACTGCACGAGGATGGGATCATTATCATCGCCCGCGAGCAGTTCGGCCGAGCCATACATGGTCTTGAGCCGCTCGGCGCTGTCGATCGAGGTGGAAAGCCCTTGTGCAATATCGCGTGTAATATGCAGCCCCCCCACCGGAATCGTGGCGGTGTGCAGCAGCCTGCCTTCGCCAAACACCCCGATCGAGGTCAGCCCGCCGCCCATGTCCACCACGGTCGCGCCAAGGTTGCGCTCGTCCTCGCTCATCACCGCAAGCCCCGAGGCCAGGGGCGAGGACACCATGCCCGCAATCTTGAGTTCCACGCGTGAGAGCACGGCCTCAAGGTTGCGCAGCGCCGTGGTGTTGGCGTCGATCACATGCAGCCGCGCCGAGAGCAGGTCGCACAGGTGGCCGCGCGGGTCGAGCACTTCCTGCGTGTCATCCACCGCATAGTCGAGCGGCAGGGTATGGATGGCCGAGCGCCCTTCCGATACGGCACGCAGCCGCCCTTCGGCAATGATGCGGTTGACATCGGCCTTGGTGATCTCGCGCCCGCCAATGGGCCAGCGCGCATTGATGTGCCGGCTCTCGGGGTGACCGCATGACAGGTTGACGAAAATCGAATCGCGCCGCTCCGTCGCCATGTCCTCGGCCTGGGCCACGGCGTTGCGGATGGCCGATTCCGCCTCGCGCAGGTCCACGATTCCGCCCGAGCGCACCCCGTGCGAGCGCCGCCAGCCATGACCGAGGATACGGATGGTGTTGTCAGGTTCGCCGCGCCCGATCAGGCAGACGATCTTGGTCGAGCCGATATCAAGCACGCTGAACGGCCCGGTGCGCAGCTTGCGCGCGGGCATGCGCTCGGCGGCGGGCACAAGGGTTGCGGGCGCGCGCGGGCGGGGCACGCGCGCAGGCACGGCAGGCCCGCGGATGGCAGGCACCGCAGGGGGTGCCGGTGTGGTCGTGCGCGTTGCGGGAAGGGTCGTTTTGACCGGTCCCGGCACTGGATGGGTCATGCCCGCCTCCGTCTCAGGCCGTTATCGGGGGAAAGCCATGGCTGCTGCCGGGGGGCCTGGTCGCTTGTGGGGGCTGCCGGTGGCGGGCTGTCGCCCTGGTCAGGTCCATTATTGGTGTTGTCATTCGGCGTCACGGGGTTCTCACGGATGATCAGGCGGTCTGGCAGGCGCATGTCTATGGCGATGACGGGCCGGTCGAGTATTTTTATGGTTTCCTGCATTTGTGCAAGGCGCTTGAGCGCTGCCGCTTCCTGCCCTTCAGGCAGCAGGATGGTCGTGCCGTTGCGCAGCGTCAGGTTCCACCGGCGCTGCCCCACGCGGGCAGCGGCCACGACATGGCTGCTGACTTCGGGCTGGGCCGTGAGTTCATCAATCATGGCGGCGGCGGCAAGATTGGCGTCCGGCCCGACCACGAGCGGCAACTGGCGGAAGGCCTCGGCATCCTTGCCGGTCATGCCCTTGTCGCGCACCTGGTTGCCCGCCCGGTCGATCAGCATGAAATGTCCGTGATTCTGCCATACGGCAAAGGGCTGGCGTTCAAACAGGTGGATGAGAATGGTGCCCGGCAGGTGACGCTCGACCACCGAATGATCGACAAAGGGCAGCGCGTCGATGCGCTCACGCGCGGCCTTGACCGAAAAACCGAGAATGAAATCCCCCGTGCGCACGCCCAGCGCTTCCTGCAGGGCGCTTTCGCTGGTCAGCACGCAGCCGGTTACGTCAATTTCGGTCACGCGCAGCGGCAGCATGTTGATGATCCGCCCCCTGAGTGAGGCAAAGCGCGGGTCGGAGCCGACATGGCGCAGCGCTGTCACGCCACCCGCCACCAGCCCCGCCAGCACCAGCACCAGCAGGGCCGGGCGGATCAGGCGTTTCTGGCGGCGCAGGAAGATCGAAAGCCGGGAAGGGCGGTCGCCGCTGTCGGTCGGTCGCCTCATGTACGGCAGGTCGCCTGGTCAATCATCCACTGGCACAGCGTGGCGTAGTCCATGCCACAGGCGGCGGCCTGCTCGGGCAGGAGCGATGTGGGCGTCATGCCCGGCTGGGTGTTGGTTTCCAGAATC contains:
- the ligA gene encoding NAD-dependent DNA ligase LigA translates to MPTTAPTDELAAQARALLANYAADAQTEAHAAATLKQLATLLPALDAAYHQHDAPVVDDATYDALRRLNTRLELEFPRHAQSDSPSLTVGAPASGPFRRHRHMVPMLSLDNVFSREEFEGFVSRIARFLGLGDEQARALSFVAEPKIDGLSISLTYVHGRFVRGTTRGDGTEGEDVTANLRTLRDIPDQLAAPFPDTIEIRGEIFLSKQAFLDLNAAQEEAGEKPFANPRNAAAGSLRQLDPAITAKRPLSLFAYAAGYCDGPLPTTHHGYLEQLAKWGFRVNPLSTQVPDAQAAEAFMERLTRERSGLDYDIDGVVYKLDDRALQERLGFAGRAPRWAVAWKFPAEQAITRLEKIDIQVGRTGALTPVAFLEPVNVGGVIVTRASLHNEDEIARKDIREGDLVHVQRAGDVIPQVTGVVLPRDRETQPFTFPHTCPVCGAHAERPEGEVVWRCSGGLTCPAQVVERLIHFVSRDAFDIDGLGDRTIVEFHELGWLRTPADIFRLGAHEAEIAARDGWGKISARNLVNAIEARRTIELSRLIYALGIRRIGTSNAKLLARHYGSLANWRTQMEKAAIVGSDERLELGSITGIGTTIADELVAFFAEAHNRATLDDLTGELTRVLDEEAPEEGSLSGKTIVFTGTLTTMTRPEARAVAERLGARVSDSVSKKTDLVVLGEKAGSKARKATELGIDTMDEASWRVLAGMPPAPQAES
- the recN gene encoding DNA repair protein RecN; translated protein: MLTQLSIRDVVLIEKLDLAFPPGLTVLTGETGAGKSILLDSLGLALGERASASLVRAGCGQASVSASFEIIPDHPLHELLREQGIMLDDEREPILLRRVVTTDGRSRAYINDQPVAVSLLRRAATLLVEIQGQHEQMGLADQATHLDLLDAFGVSGPLRGRTASAYRTWIEATAELAAARAEMENAAREEDWLRQAVDDLGTLAPQEDEEAQLAGLRQALQQGERRAEAIAAALADLAPRDRRSPGPASALRNASRALQRLLPAPTDLNPEAVGAAEQVAAQEALNALERAEEALAEAENMLSRLASDAQADPRLLEQTEERLFALRAEARKHGVSVPELPGLLAAFTERLAVLDSGNARIEGLEKAVAEARARFEEIALELTAAREKAARRLEQAVMAELKPLKLERARFIVSLVPLEAEAWNARGKEQASFLIAANPGQPPGPLAKVASGGELSRLMLALKVVLAGRSAIPTLVFDEVDSGVGGATASAIGERLYTVGRSVQVLVVTHSPQVAARGDAHLRISKSVNKGRTETHAAPLDEQARREEIARMLSGDTITPAARAAADSLLKGV
- a CDS encoding outer membrane protein assembly factor BamD, giving the protein MFARISQSTPQPLRSPYQPARWLAFLPLAGLLAACGNSASTINERAPRVGSAETLYNNGVDALRSDRYLLSVNQFDTLQRNYPYSQYTANAQLMEGYANYLLNKYPEAVQQLDRFLELHPTSSDAAYAFYLRALCYYEQVADVQRDQQGTIEAMDALEEVITRFPQSPYARDAQLKIDLCRDHLAGKEMLVGRYYQQQNDFPAAAGRYQRVVQDFQTTNHVPEALERLVEVYLDMGLLEQARKTGSVLAYNYPSSKWYEDAYDHLRAHHLIKGVDGKDHKQGRNVFQRAWHSVF
- the lpxC gene encoding UDP-3-O-acyl-N-acetylglucosamine deacetylase, translating into MPPVTARYDTVVDTQLSTVLGHGSQGARIATVEHLMAALAGCGIDNVLVEVDGPEIPVFDGSAAEFVFLLECAGIRQQEARRQHIHVTRPIRVEEGDAFAELSPATQPGLAIDISIDFPAAAIGQQRYATQVDSHLFRQHLSRARTFVLQPEIEHLHAIGLARGGSLDNAVVVNGDSVLNPAGLRHPDEFVRHKVLDAIGDLYLAGGLIEGRFRGHKSGHTLNNSLLRKLFADKANWHVAPAGTPAGQPCTQAA
- the ftsA gene encoding cell division protein FtsA; the protein is MTHPVPGPVKTTLPATRTTTPAPPAVPAIRGPAVPARVPRPRAPATLVPAAERMPARKLRTGPFSVLDIGSTKIVCLIGRGEPDNTIRILGHGWRRSHGVRSGGIVDLREAESAIRNAVAQAEDMATERRDSIFVNLSCGHPESRHINARWPIGGREITKADVNRIIAEGRLRAVSEGRSAIHTLPLDYAVDDTQEVLDPRGHLCDLLSARLHVIDANTTALRNLEAVLSRVELKIAGMVSSPLASGLAVMSEDERNLGATVVDMGGGLTSIGVFGEGRLLHTATIPVGGLHITRDIAQGLSTSIDSAERLKTMYGSAELLAGDDNDPILVQLIGDNDHHYVRISRSKIVSIIHPRVEETLEMIRDRLEMAAVGPAADGRVILTGGGSLLEGIGPMAARILNRQVRLGRPRRIVGLPENAATWPMFSTSAGLLAWAAGAADEMGEPDTRDARPGGLVRRFVDFIRDRV
- a CDS encoding cell division protein FtsQ/DivIB, with the protein product MRRPTDSGDRPSRLSIFLRRQKRLIRPALLVLVLAGLVAGGVTALRHVGSDPRFASLRGRIINMLPLRVTEIDVTGCVLTSESALQEALGVRTGDFILGFSVKAARERIDALPFVDHSVVERHLPGTILIHLFERQPFAVWQNHGHFMLIDRAGNQVRDKGMTGKDAEAFRQLPLVVGPDANLAAAAMIDELTAQPEVSSHVVAAARVGQRRWNLTLRNGTTILLPEGQEAAALKRLAQMQETIKILDRPVIAIDMRLPDRLIIRENPVTPNDNTNNGPDQGDSPPPAAPTSDQAPRQQPWLSPDNGLRRRRA